One stretch of Pararhizobium qamdonense DNA includes these proteins:
- the hpf gene encoding ribosome hibernation-promoting factor, HPF/YfiA family, giving the protein MSVRVSGKHMEIGETFRLRIEDQIEQAVTKYFDGGYSSQVTVEKSGSRFSADCKIHLDSGAALQASGEANDPQAAFDAASERIAKRIRRYKRKLKDHHNGNGHAGFAEVAYTVMDSVPDEDDELPDNYAPTIVAESSKQLKTMSVANAVMALDMTDDPVLMFRSPGNEQLNIVYRRNDGNIGWIDAANIKS; this is encoded by the coding sequence ATGAGTGTGCGTGTATCCGGTAAACATATGGAAATCGGCGAAACGTTTCGTCTGCGGATCGAAGATCAGATAGAACAAGCCGTAACCAAATATTTTGACGGAGGATATTCAAGCCAAGTCACTGTGGAAAAGTCTGGATCCCGCTTCAGCGCCGATTGCAAGATTCACCTCGATTCTGGTGCTGCCTTGCAGGCGAGCGGCGAAGCGAACGACCCGCAAGCTGCGTTTGACGCAGCGTCTGAGCGGATTGCCAAGCGCATCCGCCGTTACAAGCGGAAGCTCAAGGACCACCACAATGGCAATGGCCATGCTGGATTTGCTGAAGTAGCCTACACCGTTATGGATTCAGTGCCCGATGAAGACGACGAGCTTCCGGATAATTATGCACCGACGATCGTGGCGGAGAGTTCAAAACAACTGAAGACGATGTCTGTTGCAAATGCCGTTATGGCGCTCGACATGACTGACGATCCCGTTCTGATGTTCCGTAGTCCTGGCAATGAACAGTTGAATATCGTCTATCGACGCAATGATGGAAACATTGGCTGGATCGACGCAGCCAATATAAAGAGCTAA
- a CDS encoding D-arabinono-1,4-lactone oxidase — MMESGGHWRNWVGNQSCIVRHRGAPDSEAALAQMVREATSNGLNVRCAGSGHSFTPVALTSGLHLTLSGLQGISHIDTARKRVSVHAGTTINTLGKALKRSGLSMINQGDIDSQALAGALTTGTHGTGLTLGNMASQIVGMRLVQPDGSILAIDDSEPDMLNAARVSIGMLGVISEITLQVMDSYNLHEKLWRCTFDECMEQHDELAANHRHFGFFWCPVPESRHCYCLPDTSSVSTTASLSDVCEMKTIDITDAPPMESAFEKIAYSSEIYPIEYVPNFHELEYAVPVQYGKQACTEVRKLMLEKHPTCIYPIEYRFTAGDGGWISPFFEQDSITLSVSGQPGTDYWNYLKDVDDILRQFGSRPHWGKLHFLGNGDVDALYPRAGDFKALRNRLDPEGRFLNDHLKQLFG, encoded by the coding sequence ATGATGGAATCAGGCGGCCACTGGCGCAACTGGGTGGGAAATCAATCGTGCATCGTCCGGCACCGGGGCGCGCCCGATAGCGAGGCGGCGCTGGCTCAGATGGTGCGCGAGGCAACGTCGAACGGGCTGAACGTACGCTGCGCCGGCTCCGGGCATTCGTTCACTCCGGTGGCGCTGACCAGCGGGCTGCATCTGACGCTGTCTGGCCTGCAGGGCATCAGCCATATCGACACGGCTCGCAAGCGCGTCTCCGTCCATGCCGGCACGACGATCAACACGCTCGGCAAGGCCTTGAAGCGCAGCGGTCTGTCGATGATCAACCAGGGCGATATCGACAGCCAGGCGCTGGCGGGCGCACTCACCACCGGAACGCACGGCACCGGGCTTACGCTTGGCAACATGGCCTCGCAGATCGTCGGGATGCGGCTGGTGCAGCCGGATGGCAGCATTCTCGCCATCGACGACAGCGAACCGGACATGCTGAACGCCGCCCGCGTTTCCATCGGCATGCTCGGTGTCATCTCCGAAATCACCCTGCAGGTGATGGACAGCTATAATCTGCATGAAAAACTGTGGCGCTGCACCTTCGACGAATGCATGGAGCAACACGACGAACTGGCTGCCAACCACCGGCATTTTGGCTTCTTCTGGTGCCCGGTGCCGGAAAGCCGCCATTGCTACTGCCTGCCGGATACATCCTCCGTCTCGACCACGGCGAGCCTGTCCGATGTCTGCGAAATGAAGACGATCGACATCACCGATGCGCCGCCGATGGAAAGCGCGTTCGAGAAGATCGCCTATTCCTCGGAAATCTACCCGATCGAATATGTGCCGAATTTCCACGAGCTGGAATATGCCGTGCCGGTTCAATACGGCAAGCAGGCCTGCACCGAAGTGCGCAAGCTGATGCTGGAGAAACACCCGACCTGCATCTATCCCATCGAATACCGCTTCACCGCCGGCGACGGCGGCTGGATCAGCCCGTTCTTCGAGCAGGATTCGATCACGCTCTCGGTCTCCGGCCAGCCGGGCACCGACTATTGGAACTACCTGAAGGATGTCGATGATATCCTGCGCCAATTCGGCTCCCGCCCGCATTGGGGCAAGCTGCATTTCCTAGGCAACGGGGACGTGGACGCGCTCTATCCGCGCGCCGGGGATTTCAAGGCGCTGCGCAACAGGCTCGATCCGGAAGGGCGGTTCCTGAACGATCATCTGAAGCAGTTGTTTGGGTAA
- the rpoN gene encoding RNA polymerase factor sigma-54, producing the protein MTPQLMQSIQLLQMTHFELNQFIELEVEKNPLLEFAANDDAPAGIDRHGKDDLHITQDDRSDRDNADGATFDPLGDVYDSATSATGERMSEQLDANFENVFPDDTAPQRADAPELLSQWKSMPGGGEGESSEGYDLDDFVANRVTLRDFLNEQVPFSVHGAADLLIAQHLIDQLDEAGYLHADIAEMAERLGCATVEVARVLDSLQQFDPPGVFARTLSECLAIQLKARNRLDPAMAALLDNLELLARRDFTSLKRICGVDEEDLLDMLAEIRKLDPKPGTGFEASPSEAIMPDIVVRPAQDGSWAVELNPDTLPRVLVNQTYYATVSRHAPKNSADQAFLTECLQTANWLTRSLDQRAKTIMKVATEIVRQQDAFLINGVDHLRPLNLKTVADAIKMHESTVSRVTSNKYMLTPRGLFELKYFFTVSIGSAEGGDSHSAESVRHRIRNMIVLESPDAVLSDDDIVDLLKKGGVDIARRTVAKYREAMNIASSVQRRREKKAIAKVSA; encoded by the coding sequence ATGACGCCGCAACTGATGCAGTCGATCCAGCTGCTGCAGATGACGCATTTTGAATTGAACCAGTTCATCGAGCTGGAAGTCGAGAAGAACCCCCTGCTTGAATTCGCCGCCAATGACGATGCGCCGGCGGGAATCGACCGGCATGGCAAGGACGATCTGCATATCACCCAGGATGATCGCAGCGATCGGGACAATGCCGACGGCGCAACATTCGATCCGCTGGGCGACGTCTATGACAGCGCGACCTCTGCGACCGGCGAACGGATGAGCGAACAGCTCGATGCCAATTTCGAGAATGTCTTTCCAGACGACACCGCGCCGCAGCGCGCCGACGCGCCGGAATTGCTCAGCCAGTGGAAGTCCATGCCCGGCGGCGGCGAAGGCGAGAGCAGCGAGGGGTATGACCTCGACGATTTCGTCGCCAACCGCGTGACGCTGCGCGATTTTCTCAACGAGCAGGTTCCCTTCAGCGTCCACGGCGCCGCCGACCTTCTGATCGCCCAGCACCTGATCGACCAGCTCGACGAAGCCGGCTACCTGCATGCCGACATCGCGGAGATGGCGGAACGTCTGGGATGCGCGACGGTGGAGGTGGCGCGGGTTCTCGACAGCCTGCAGCAGTTCGATCCGCCGGGCGTTTTTGCCCGCACGCTCAGCGAATGCCTGGCGATCCAGCTCAAGGCGCGCAACCGGCTGGATCCCGCCATGGCCGCCCTGCTCGACAATCTCGAACTGCTGGCGCGGCGCGACTTCACCAGCCTGAAGCGGATCTGCGGCGTGGACGAGGAAGACCTGCTCGACATGCTCGCCGAAATCCGCAAGCTCGACCCCAAGCCCGGTACCGGCTTCGAGGCAAGCCCTTCGGAAGCGATCATGCCAGATATCGTCGTTCGCCCGGCGCAGGACGGCAGTTGGGCCGTGGAGCTCAATCCCGATACGCTGCCGCGCGTTCTCGTCAACCAGACCTATTACGCGACGGTCTCGCGGCATGCCCCGAAGAACAGCGCCGACCAAGCCTTCCTGACCGAATGCCTGCAGACCGCCAACTGGCTGACCCGCAGCCTTGACCAGCGCGCCAAGACGATCATGAAGGTTGCGACGGAGATCGTGCGCCAGCAGGACGCTTTTCTGATCAACGGCGTCGATCATCTGCGGCCGCTCAACCTGAAAACCGTGGCCGATGCCATCAAGATGCATGAATCGACCGTCAGCCGCGTCACCTCCAACAAATACATGCTGACGCCGCGTGGACTGTTCGAGCTGAAATATTTCTTCACCGTCTCGATCGGATCGGCAGAGGGCGGCGACAGCCACTCGGCCGAATCCGTGCGTCACCGCATCCGCAACATGATCGTGCTCGAAAGCCCGGACGCCGTTCTTTCGGATGACGATATCGTCGATCTCTTGAAGAAGGGCGGCGTCGATATCGCCCGCAGGACTGTGGCGAAATACCGCGAAGCGATGAACATCGCCTCCTCCGTTCAGCGCCGCAGAGAGAAAAAGGCGATCGCCAAGGTGTCTGCCTGA
- the ptsN gene encoding PTS IIA-like nitrogen regulatory protein PtsN, which yields MALAGLLQQNAILPAMKANSKKQLLQELAAKASKITDLPEREIFDVILQRERLGSTGVGNGIAIPHGKLAHLSSIVGIFARLESPVDFEALDDQPVDLVFLLLAPEGAGADHLKALSRIARVLRDPEMVARLRATDSASAIYAFLSDDQASNAA from the coding sequence ATGGCATTGGCAGGCTTGCTGCAGCAGAATGCGATACTTCCGGCCATGAAGGCCAATTCCAAGAAGCAGTTGCTTCAGGAATTGGCGGCAAAAGCATCCAAGATCACTGATCTACCCGAACGGGAAATATTCGACGTCATTCTTCAGCGCGAACGACTGGGCTCGACCGGTGTCGGCAACGGCATTGCCATCCCGCATGGCAAGCTCGCCCATCTTTCGTCGATCGTCGGGATTTTTGCCCGGCTGGAATCGCCCGTCGATTTCGAAGCGCTGGATGACCAGCCGGTCGATCTGGTGTTTCTGCTGCTTGCCCCGGAAGGTGCGGGCGCCGATCACCTGAAGGCCCTGTCGCGGATTGCCCGCGTGCTGCGCGATCCGGAAATGGTCGCCCGCCTGCGCGCAACGGATTCCGCCTCTGCCATCTACGCCTTCCTCAGTGACGACCAGGCCTCCAACGCCGCCTGA
- a CDS encoding SDR family NAD(P)-dependent oxidoreductase, whose protein sequence is MAGRLAGKTALISGGAGGCGLAASELFAREGARVGIVDLPRSKGEEVAAQIRAEGGEAFFAPADVSVSSEVKAAVKAVEDTFGAITVLFNHAGILAVGPFLETGEDEWDRLMAVNVRSMFLMTKAVLPGMLAAGGGSIVSTSSISAVAATPMEVLYDTTKGACHMFARAIAVEFRDRGIRSNAVCPGFIATDHGKRELVGLAKYGVDVSDAAIAAQQGRLCDPMEVAQAALFLASDESSFVNGTHLFVDNCFTAM, encoded by the coding sequence ATGGCAGGACGTTTGGCAGGAAAGACCGCGTTGATCAGCGGCGGTGCGGGCGGATGCGGCCTTGCCGCCTCTGAGCTTTTTGCCCGTGAAGGTGCCCGCGTCGGCATTGTCGATCTGCCGCGCAGCAAGGGGGAGGAGGTTGCCGCCCAGATCCGCGCCGAGGGTGGAGAGGCCTTCTTCGCACCGGCTGATGTCTCGGTGTCCTCAGAGGTCAAGGCGGCGGTCAAGGCGGTCGAAGACACGTTTGGCGCAATCACGGTGCTCTTCAACCATGCCGGCATTCTGGCTGTCGGGCCATTTCTGGAAACCGGGGAGGACGAGTGGGACCGGCTGATGGCCGTCAATGTGCGCTCGATGTTTCTGATGACCAAGGCCGTGCTGCCGGGCATGCTGGCCGCCGGAGGCGGCAGCATTGTCTCGACCTCCTCGATCTCCGCCGTGGCAGCGACGCCGATGGAGGTGCTCTACGATACGACCAAGGGCGCCTGCCATATGTTTGCGCGCGCCATTGCGGTCGAGTTCCGCGACCGCGGCATCCGCTCCAATGCCGTTTGCCCCGGCTTTATCGCCACCGACCACGGCAAGCGCGAACTGGTTGGCCTGGCCAAATATGGCGTCGATGTTTCCGATGCGGCCATAGCCGCGCAGCAGGGCCGCCTGTGCGACCCGATGGAGGTGGCGCAGGCGGCCCTTTTCCTGGCGAGCGACGAATCCAGCTTCGTCAACGGCACGCATCTGTTCGTCGACAATTGCTTCACCGCGATGTGA